Within Lolium rigidum isolate FL_2022 chromosome 5, APGP_CSIRO_Lrig_0.1, whole genome shotgun sequence, the genomic segment CTCCATCCCTCCCATATtgtttgcatattcttgagggatttgaaagaggagatctagatgtaCAACTCCCCTAacaattcctcctctaagtgaggggaacccttcggatctagatcttggagtcatttattgatttcctcctttgttcttcctccctaatTTCTCCATAGCATTTGTTGCTCTGGTGGGATTTTAGTGTGAATGATTAGAGCACCCTtagtgttcttgcttttgcatccttgcgtaagtgttgagctctccattgtgattagttcgagtgagaaacCGTAAGCTTTTTACGCTTGGAAGGgttacctcctagttggcttggcagtTGGTGcgccggtgacctcttcgtgaagAGGCCCAGGTTTCTCCTTCATGGaggttgtgaagtggttgtggagcttgccatctccggagtagaGAAAAAACTAACCATAAGGAAAAGACCTTTGTCCTTCGTGGTATTGATTTGGAGAAGAAGTTGAGCCTTCGTGTCGTTCGGGAGACCTCACCTCGTGTGGGGGAACACATGAATACATCGCCGTCTCGACAtgtctcggttatctctatactcgggtttacttttcttgtgatagccatcgtgcttgatatacatatttctttctctatcttgtgttcatatatcttgtgcctatcttgcttagcttgaattgttgttgttgcacttagttgatccTAGCATATTTAGATTTtatgcttgtaaaataaatgttagtttaattccgcattagtacaagccaaatccgtaatttttttttaaaaaaaaaaacctattcaccccctccggacaacatctcgtcctttcaccgcCTCGTCTTCATCTCTAGCCGCCACATCACTTCGCCCTGCCACCATCATAAGCCGCATCGCAGTTTGCCTTGCTCGAAATGCTCGGTATCAGTGTTTGCTATCACTTATCTATCGATGTGCGATGACATGAACCATATATTTAGGGTATGATCAGACATTCTCACTCCCATGTTGTGACAGAGTTAGCCTATTAGCAAATACACACTCAATAATGCATATCTATAATAATCCAACTCTGCGCGAAAAGGAGACACGTCAAGAGCTTAGCATCTCTTACCTCATACCGATGTCGTCACTCTATCCATGCTAACGAAGACCGCTCTAGTGACTCGTGAAATAAGCCGAACACCTCGTGGGCAAGAAACGACTACCCTGAAGTGGAACATGTAGACAGAAAGAAACAAAGTTATCACCTCGTTCTTGTTAACACACCTATAATTGTTTTGGGTCTCCTGGATGTTGAGCAATAGAATCTTCATATTCTTACTTGGAGCATGGACGGTGAGACCAGCTTGTGCTGCCTGAGGGTATTTGGCTGTCACCACCGGATATCACTGATGTCCTCTTTCCAATCaagaacgaggaggaggaagaagagagaggcgaTGCGGCCGGTGGCAATATTGACCATAGCAAGCAGCTCATCGAGTAGTGCAATGGCGACTCAAGTACATCGAGCTCCTGAAGGATTATTAGTGCTAATGAAGGAGCAGCTGGTGGACCTAGGCTGCAAAGGCTAGTCCTCCGTCGCGGAAGGACTCAGGGCGGCGAACTGCATCGAGGGAAGATGGCATGACAGCTCGGTGTGGCCCTTGATCCGCGGTGGGAAACAGCGGCTAAGGAGGTGTGATGGAGGGAGGAGATATGGGCGGGAAGGCCATGGTCCTATGGTCGGAGCTCGTCGTGGCCGCGACGCCGGCGCTGCTGGCTCTATCATCACCTTTGTCCCCAATCGGAGGTGGCGGCGCAGGAGCCTAGGGTTTCCCTGATGAAGTTGTGGTGCGTTGGAAAGGTGTGAGGTGGAGGACGGACCGCCTGAACCCGTACTTTGTCAGTTGACTGGTGGATCGAGTTATTGCTGGTTCGTGGTTAAAAGTTCACTTCACCGCGCAGCTAAGCCGGTGTTCAGCGCGCATGACTTACAACATCCGTACATGTTGTAGTAATGTAAACAGATGGCATCAATCATCAAAAAATATTTTGATCTCATAATATGCAATTGAACTTGCAAAGAATTTTGTTCTGCCTAGACGATACACTTGCATTAGCACAATCTAGCTGGGATGCCgattttttttttcacaaaaaaagGTCCAAACAAGTGAATGTTTCTGAAAATAAATTCAAATGATTTACTTTGTTTCCTTGCTACTCTTTTTTTATTTAACAGAATTCTTTGCTATGAAGAGTACTGTCTAAGCGATAACCAAAAACCATAGCGGCATCTTCCCTACTGCCTGATTTAGGGTGGTGTCCGCTACAGGGTATTTGCATGTTTTGGAGCCTGCAAAAGTTACAACAATTGCATGTACACGGTGTGTGAGATCGGGGACCTAGAGTTGTGGGATCGAGAGCACGACGGTGAGAATATGTACTTGGATCCGCGGAGGATAGGGCAGCGGTGCCGGCGAAGTCGCAGGCGGTGTCTTTTTTGGCTTGGAAGTAGATATTGAAGGCGACGAGCAGTGCGCGAGCAACGAGTCTGGATCGTGGCACTGCCCTCCATGGTGCACGTGTCAGACAAGCCcggcttgcacacacaccaaggcGCCGCTTTGCTTGCCGCCGGCGTGCTTGTTGCGGGAGCAGTGCGCGACTAGCGTGTCGGGGATGTGGCAATGCGCGCCGGTGTGCAGCGGGGCACAGTCGGCGCGCGTAGTCGAGCGTGCTCTGCAGCACCTCCTCGGACACGGCTGGCCGGCAGACGCACCAAGAAGGGAAATACCCGGCGGGCGGCCTCTGCTCCTTTGATCGTGGACAATAGACATGAAAATTGGTCTTAAAGAACATACAAAAATCACGAGCTTAGTATGATCGGTTCCCGGTTGAGGAATCAGCATTAGCTAGCAAGACATCATCATACCGTTCCGTACAATTCCATAATATCAACCGTACTGCAAACGATTCTTTAGCTGAATCCTTCTTCTAATATACGTGAATGTGGTCACGTGCACCTTTAATTAGGGTTTGACATGTGCTACAAACTCGCTTCCAGAAACTCCAGTTGTGGGGTGATGAGTATGACCAAGAATGTTTAGTGAAAAAAGGGGAAATGCCGTTAAAAAACCCCTGAAGATCTCATAAATAATAGCAGTACACCAACAAAATTTCAGTAAAATCATCTGACGCACAAGAATGAATGAAAGCTTTAATGAAAAATTTACAGAAATTTCAAAATAGGACAAACAAAAACATGTCGTAATTCTGATCGTTTTCCGGTGTGATCAAGAGCCACGGTGATTGAAGCACGAAGTCTGGATTTCCTCATTGAACGAACAATTGCTAGTTGATGAGCCGGCAGTTCTTTCTGATCTCCCCATTAGCTTTGGTCTTCACCGCGATGCTGCCCATCTTCCTCATGGCTTGCTTGAACTTTGTTTCCCACACATTCGGGATCAAATTCTGCTTCACCAATCTCTTTGTCTTGGATGACTCAAGTGCAGCGTCCGACGTGAACAACACTTCATGGTTAAGCACATTCTTGTAGTATTGGTTGTCCAACTTATTAGGGGTCTTGAAGTCTTGATCCACCGTAGAGCTAGCGCTCTTGCACTTCCTTGTCACCGAGCTGGCAAACCTAGGGTTCATGGCCATTGGGTCTGAGGCATTTCGCGGGAGACGGTCACCGAAGGACGAGCAGTGGGAGATACCGACAGTGTGCGCGCCGGATAGGGTGACCATCTCATCGAGGTTGAGCCCCTTGGCTGCAAACATAGCCTCGAGCACCGTGATGTTGGCGAAAGGAGGGGGAAGGTTGAAGAGGGTCTCGCTCGCAGAAGAGACGCGTCCATCGTAGCGGCCAGCCGGCATTTCAAAGTATACCTTCTTGTTACTGAGGAAGTAGGTGGCGTCACGTCCAGCAAATGCGACAATGTCTGCGCATGAGACGACACCCTTGCACTTTGCCTCGAGCTTTGTCTTGATCTTATCAATCACTTCAAAGCCGCGGAGACTGCCTATGTTAGGGAGGCCGAACTTCTCTGTCGATTCATTGGCCGGAGTCTTGTCAAGGAGGACCGATGCATCACAACCCTGAAAAGTAGATATATATCGTCATGCCAAATTGTTAACTTCTACCCCAGTTTCATTTGAGGGCACATATACAGTAATAATGTTACCCAGGTTACAAGTGTTAGACCGTCATGCTATATATAATTAATATACCTGGACGAAGCAGTCGTGAAAGAAGAGACGGATGAGGCCCGCACCGATGCCGCGGTTGCGTTTGATCTCCTCCTGCACAACGTCCCTGACGATCTTCTCCGCTCCTTTGCAAGTCCTGTAGTAGTGAGCATAGTTGAGCATCGGGGCAGCAGGTGAAGAActctttttgggtgccgatgacgGGTAAGGAAACCCGTAGCCCGCTTGGCACGTGTGGGCCACACAACCAAGCAATGCTACTAGCAGAGCCAAAGCGGCAAGCTTGCTAGCCATGGTAGTGATAGCCCGCTACAGAGTGGAGCAGGGATTAGATTGTAGATGGATGAAGAAAACTTGGTGTGTTGGAAGTCTACTTATAGGACGAGGCGGACCTTCAGAACATCCGTGCATGATCTATCCATATAATATGTTTTTCTTTGATGGTAGGTGACATATTCTGTGTTTTCAGTTCAAGTTGGAATATAGtgtaaaaataaatataaaaagaGGAATCAAACTAGAACATGGAGAGCATAATCTCACACACAGCTCAAATGGTTGACACTGGCTTTGTCATTTGCTCGGCAATGTGCGCGCTTGTCGTCAATTAAGTTTTTCTAGTAAGTGTTCATATCGCATCGTGAAAGAGTGCACGGTAGGAGAAGAACATTGAGAACGACACACACAGCCAAATAATAGAATCCTGGATTATATTAGCTCAATGGAGCAATAATAGTTCTACAGTGGCACTTCAAGACCACTTAGAATAATTTGGGTCATTTAATGGCACATCTGATTATTTTGGAAAGTCAATATATTGTGATCCAACGGCCCAGGACGGGCATACTCGATCAAACTTTGTGTAGTACATTTTGGCATGCGAGACATATTAGGTAGTTCGTATTTAAAACTCCGGCACCAGAGTCGTTCAAAATCCATTAAGAAGTGCTGGCGAAGAAGTAGATCGTTACAGGATCATGTACGGGCCAAAGCACACACAACCAAATCCCTGTGCTCCGCGTCGATTTTGATAAAATTAATTTAAATCTGGAAAGATCTCACAAAATAACCTGGTTCTGAAAAGATTTCACAAAATAACCTTTTGTTTGGCTTCACACTAGATGGAGCCAAAGCCAATAGCGCACGGCTCCATTTTAGGTGGAACCAAACTTAGTAGCATGGCTCCGTTCCGGGTGGAGCAAGGTCAGAAGCACAACGCCATCCCTGGCGGAGCCAAGCTCAGTAGCACGGCTCATTTTCAGGCGGAGCCAAACTTAGTAGCACCACTCCGTCCAAGGTGGAGccaaagtccttagccgttttccaaCAATAATTGGGAGTACATGGTTCATGCAACTAACGAGGACCAAGGTTGTTGAGCCTAACGGAGAGGTTTGCATCATCTCTGACCGCCACCAAAAGATACTCAATacaattattttatattttatgtttattttcatTTATGTGGTTATGTGTGCAAAATTAGATGATGTACCATAGCAAGTCTCTATTATTCTCAATTTGTTATTAATTGTTCCTTAACATTACTCTTTTGAACCTGGGTGACACGTCAATATAGAGTGAGATCTCGGTGTGGTTCGTAcctctggcgtcatcttcataCATGTCATCTCTATCACTATTATGGTGATAAAGTAGAGTGATGGAAGACATAGTATATGTATTTTATAGGTTTTTATCAATTTGTTAACATATAAACTACTTTTTACAATAAAATATAACTTGTCATAGATTTTATCATCTACCCTTGATATATATTCTATTTATCATTACAATGTGCTTCCTCGACAGCTTCAGATGTTTCTTTATCAAGAAATATAATTTGTCATAGATTTTGTCATCCATCCTTGCTATATATTCTATTTATATTTGCAATGTGCTTCCTCGGCAGCTTGAGATGCTTTTTATCATGAAGTATAACTTGTCATAGATTTTGTCATCTAtccttgttatattattctatTTATCTTTGCAATGTGCTTCCTCGGCAGCTTGATATGTTTTTTTATCATGAAGTATAAATTGTCATAGATTTTATCATCTATCCTTGCTATATTAGTCTACTTCTCTTTGTAATGTGCTTCCTCAATAGTTTGGGTTTCTCGGTGCGATCTAGTACCAACAAGGATCAGGTTGTAGATTACAACCTCGAACCGAAAGACGTCTAGACTCTCTAGAAAATCAAAACGAACCGAGGGAGACGCTTATTAACCAACCGGCAGTATAATAACTTGGAGAGTATCTGAAGGTACCAGAAAATTTCTCACATGCGTCTAATAAGTACTGCCAGCAGAGCGCATTACTTTTGACGAGTTTCGCGTGCATCAGTGACTCAAAGTCTTTTCTGACAAGGTTAGGTTGTAGGGAGACTTTCTGTCGCAGCAGGGGTTTAAGCGCCCGCCGGTGACAATTTTGCACACATAACCATTCAAATAGAAATAagcacaaaatagaaaataacggTCTTGAGTATCCCTTGGTGGTGGCCCAAGATGATGCAAATCTCATTGTTGGGCTCAATAAACTTGGTACTTACTAGGTGCATGAATCACTCTCAATTGTTGTTAGAAAACGACTAAGGACCTTGGCTCCACCTGAAATGGAGCCGTGCTACTGAGTTTTGCTCCACCTGGAACGGAGCCGTGCTAGCGAGCTTGGCTCCGCCTGGGAGGGCCGCCATCCCAGGCGGAGCCAAATTCACAGATGAACCATATTAACCGTTGGATTAATTCAATACTACACCCATAAACTCTGCAGTACAAAGAACCGTAAAATATCTTTGGCAATTTAGCAAGGTAATATTTCTTTAGGTAGGACTAGTAAAAATGCCCATACATTGCATTGGGATAAATAAAAAATCAAACTTTTATCGAATTTATGATTACACTTTTCATATGTGCCACCATTGACATGATGATCATGCTTTATTCTATTCATAACGAACATGATTACCCGCGAGTTCCTCCAGCTTCACCTACTTGTAGCAATTCATACTTGTAACGATGGTTGGCGCCATATTTTAATTCCGCGGATGGCGGGCAACACCTGAGTGATCTACATTTTGTGTTGTCCAACAAATGTCACAACAGTTACATGCACACCTTACATGAGATCGAGGACCTAGAGTTGTTGGATCGAGAGCGCGAAGATAAGAATACGTAGTTGGATCCGTGGAGGATGTGGTGCCGGCGAGGAGGGTTTTACGGTGCAATTTACTAgtccataggactagtagtattgGGTAATATCTACCGTTGATTTTATGGATATTTTGGACAAATTACTAGGAAAAAATCATGATGGAGATTTTATTCATTTTCTACTATGGTAAGTGCAATCCTGTCATGTCAGAATTTGATACTTAATGATACATACCACATATTGGTGGATAAAATCCCACCATATTATACAAGTCatgtgaaaaaataaaataatattacgTATCATGCAAGTGGTGGGAGGCACCGACGCTAGCGCTGCATCTACGTGCTTTGGCGGCGGCAAGCTGCACTGCCATGAAATACAAGACGACGTCGTGCCGCCTATCCGCCCCAACCGTCCTCCTAAGTCGCAATATGTTCAACCTGACCAGTTAACATGGTCTTGCACAACGTCTGCTAGCTAAGTGTAGGCAAGTGGCACTGTTGGTAACGCAAATGTACAAGCTGCTAGAGtaccattttaactctaactacacttaacatTAGGTCAAATTCCACTCATGATCAGACTTCCCGGTCAGTCACCCAGTactccacccctagcacgcttaacttctcggttccatttagactagattccatgaaagaaatgacaccttgtcgacaataataccatatcaatatTATTAACCCTTATTACTTGATGTCGCGCATCAttaatttttgaattccaaacaattacctacataaactacaagaataagtatattaatcttgaattcaaatggacaataaaatgatttatttttttattttttatttaatatggaataattaatatttttaaattcgtaaattaaaatttgacaaataatatatctaaatcgattagaaaaatgagaggaatccaaatatgacatctatatcatattttgaatctaaaaataatttttccaaaaatTCATGAGCACTAGATCATGTACTAGTAGTTCAAATCTGGCGGGCCTCCTGCCGATTCAGCAGGAATTTGTCATTTTCATGAGGgatggacggaaaggttccagataaaCTGGTTAagaaattttccatcttagttggtctagtatttttttaaaatgtgttggtaccaatgtgaaactttaatttggtggttgcttcacaaaacaccccgttttcgacacctcaaaaatggaaaataattttttcgtgcgatgaaatggaaaacttcctcctgcaacatcgtaagacatcccaagatgcacatgtgtgcataatatggacacattatcacaaactatgccacgattctatccataacattggttgtttgacctaaatgtcatgaaacctcgaacatgatagctcattttgtgaaggattttttgtgatgttcgcaattttccaactttaatatttttccttgcaaatatgacacataatatgacaccacgcgaagatttcacattgtttggatcgttttcgaaatttttatgcccgtttgaaactatattcaaaacggcgggcaagaagatcctttgcccggcgctgaggctcgccaaacttgcactagatctctgatgaaatagcatgttgtgaacctaaaaattatttttacaaaaaatcctgagcattatatcatgtacctgtagttcaaatctggtcggcctcctcccgattcggcaggaatttgtcattttcatgaggggtggacggaaaggttacATATACACCGGTTTAGAAATTGTCCATATTATGTGgtttagtatttttgaaaaatgtgttggtaccaatgtgaaacattaatttggtggttgcttcacaaaacaccccgttttcgactcctcaaaaatggaaaatgattttttcgtgcgatgaaatggaaaatttCCTCCTACAACATCGTAAgatatcccaagatgcacatgtctgcacaatatgggcacattatcacaaactatgccacgattctatccataacattggttgtttgacctaaatgtcatgaaacctcgaacatgatagctcattttgtgaaggattttttgtgatgttcgcaattttccaactttaatatttttccttgcaaatatgacacataatatgacaccacgcgaagatTTCACATTGTTCGGATCGTTTTCGAaatttttatgcccgtttcaaactatattcaaaacggcggacaagaagatcctttgcccgggg encodes:
- the LOC124656344 gene encoding peroxidase 2-like; the protein is MASKLAALALLVALLGCVAHTCQAGYGFPYPSSAPKKSSSPAAPMLNYAHYYRTCKGAEKIVRDVVQEEIKRNRGIGAGLIRLFFHDCFVQGCDASVLLDKTPANESTEKFGLPNIGSLRGFEVIDKIKTKLEAKCKGVVSCADIVAFAGRDATYFLSNKKVYFEMPAGRYDGRVSSASETLFNLPPPFANITVLEAMFAAKGLNLDEMVTLSGAHTVGISHCSSFGDRLPRNASDPMAMNPRFASSVTRKCKSASSTVDQDFKTPNKLDNQYYKNVLNHEVLFTSDAALESSKTKRLVKQNLIPNVWETKFKQAMRKMGSIAVKTKANGEIRKNCRLIN